In the genome of Colletotrichum lupini chromosome 8, complete sequence, one region contains:
- a CDS encoding pfs domain-containing protein — MPVRQKSWGLPVGPPDRTATIKADENELEQQSTEAAVKYWLSEAEKLQPEQRVLFERGAEADSYEDYVSDLTRAVQNTTNSSKVSRLSRKMKPVYALVKSVAPLVASADQASPFPPSLVIGGITCILSASNRVDDYQSKVIEKMEGMVDEIDSINQYRREGIFQDDPGIKACELNLATDIFQFCVRVAPIFFDEKGRERNGLSVALKMQLKDFDIKFGDIMAHFKQHLRALENRRGLINNRWIKETHFGVKEMGLLMEQNSQDKKGAMEEKLRQQKQDEDIERGEASSSILQLLYTDYLAAQRRKEFLDWLPFIDFGEFHDNAFDRSVDGTGEWLTKNNNYKAWSDSSSSSMLWIRGKHGSGKSHLASCIIEKLLLEAKTAPGNAVAFVYCTTTQSKTEMTLNNLLGSLLRQICRQLPPSRDVKDLISKDDYSSKDSPRRSDLKSGILKAISACQASSIIVDGLDECSKLNDSHFKEFCDFIASLVEKSGAVTKVIVLSRPNYGEIDKIMGNISHVIDVDTGANHDDIERFVSQTISEINSEPSQEEPQDFEEIKSKLVNNASGMFLYVRLKVRDFEDLGNAEDIRASLEDTVEDLNDLYGQAINSVLEKRTPFRERALMALMWITNSRRPLSKMELLEALSLKLKRNSIRSSLLVSLL, encoded by the coding sequence ATGCCCGTCCGACAAAAGTCATGGGGCCTACCCGTAGGGCCCCCGGATCGAACAGCAACGATAAAAGCCGACGAGAACGAGCTCGAACAGCAGAGTACCGAAGCTGCTGTCAAATACTGGTTATCAGAGGCAGAGAAGCTCCAGCCAGAGCAGCGTGTGCTTTTCGAGCGAGGCGCGGAAGCGGACAGCTACGAAGACTATGTGTCGGACTTGACCCGCGCAGTCCAGAATACCACCAACTCGAGCAAAGTTTCCAGGCTCTCGAGGAAGATGAAGCCCGTTTACGCACTGGTCAAGTCAGTCGCGCCGCTGGTAGCCTCTGCGGACCAGGCCAGCCCATTCCCGCCATCTCTGGTCATCGGAGGCATCACTTGCATTTTGTCGGCCAGCAACCGCGTGGACGATTACCAAAGCAAAGTCATTGAGAAGATGGAGGGAATGGTTGACGAGATTGATTCTATCAACCAATATCGCAGAGAAGGGATTTTCCAGGATGATCCTGGAATCAAGGCATGCGAACTGAACCTTGCCACTGATATTTTTCAATTCTGTGTGAGAGTGGCACCCATTTTCTTTGATGAAAAGGGAAGGGAAAGAAATGGTCTTTCCGTGGCTTTGAAAATGCAATTGAAGGACTTCGACATCAAGTTCGGCGACATCATGGCACATTTCAAACAACACCTTCGTGCTTTAGAGAATCGGAGAGGCTTGATCAACAATCGATGGATCAAGGAAACACATTTCGGGGTCAAAGAAATGGGTCTCTTAATGGAACAAAACTCGCAGGACAAGAAGGGAGCGATGGAAGAAAAGCTACGACAACAAAAGCAAGATGAGGACATTGAAAGAGGTGAAGCATCGTCCTCAATTCTGCAATTGCTCTATACTGACTACCTGGCAGCGCAAAGACGTAAAGAGTTTCTCGACTGGCTTCCCTTCATTGACTTTGGAGAATTTCACGACAACGCATTTGATAGAAGTGTTGATGGTACAGGAGAATGGCTCACCAAGAACAACAACTACAAGGCATGGAGTGACAGTTCATCGTCATCTATGCTGTGGATTCGTGGGAAGCACGGCTCTGGGAAATCCCACCTGGCGTCCTGTATCATCGAAAAGCTATTATTGGAGGCAAAGACTGCTCCGGGCAATGCCGTAGCATTCGTCTATTGTACCACGACACAGTCAAAGACCGAAATGACACTCAACAACCTCTTGGGCTCCCTTCTGAGGCAGATTTGTAGACAGCTTCCACCAAGTCGGGATGTCAAAGACTTGATCTCGAAAGACGATTACAGCAGCAAAGACTCTCCTCGGCGAAGCGATCTCAAGAGCGGCATTCTAAAAGCTATCTCGGCATGCCAGGCGAGTTCAATTATAGTCGATGGTCTTGACGAATGCAGCAAACTGAACGATAGCCACTTCAAGGAGTTTTGCGATTTCATTGCTAGTCTGGTAGAGAAGTCAGGTGCTGTCACAAAGGTCATAGTACTGAGCAGACCAAATTACGGCGAGATCGACAAGATTATGGGAAATATCTCTCATGTCATAGATGTCGACACAGGCGCTAATCACGACGACATTGAGAGGTTCGTATCGCAGACTATCTCCGAGATAAATTCAGAGCCCTCGCAAGAAGAACCGCAAGATTTTGAAGAAATCAAGAGCAAACTTGTCAACAATGCATCAGGAATGTTCTTGTATGTTCGTCTCAAAGTGCGAGATTTCGAAGATCTTGGGAATGCCGAAGATATCAGAGCTTCGTTGGAAGACACCGTTGAAGATCTGAACGATTTGTACGGACAGGCCATCAACTCAGTGCTCGAAAAGCGCACGCCCTTCAGAGAAAGAGCACTAATGGCTCTCATGTGGATCACAAACTCTCGTCGCCCATTGTCGAAGATGGAGTTACTCGAAGCTTTATCGCTCAAGCTTAAGCGAAATAGCATCAGAAGCAgcctgttagtatccctattatag